In Gracilibacillus salitolerans, the sequence AACATATCTTCACCAACTTGACCAATGAAAGCACTCTTTCCTCCCAGTTTTGCAATGGTAGCTGCAACATTAGCAGGTGCGCCTCCAGGTACCTTTTTAAAACTTTCGACCTCACTCATAGAAACGTCTACTTCGTGAGGAATAAAATCTATGAGAGCCTCTCCAATTGTATATACCTTTTTCATCGTTAAACCTCGATATCCCATTTATCCAGACGATCAACCTCTATTTCACCTTCAGCGATGATTTTTATATGATCCGCCTTTTGTGTTGGATAAATAGTAGACGTTAACGTGTATTTGCCATGATTTGCAAAAACTTCTATTGAGGCCCGGTCAAGGAAAATCTCTAATTCAATTTTATTATTTTCTGGCTCGCAATAAACGGAGCGTTTATACACATGTTCCTCTTCATTACCGACAAGCTCGATACCACTGTCTATCCGATTTAGTTCTAGAAAGCTTGTTTCACAATCATAGCTTACTAGTGTTTTCTCAACCTGATTGGAACGAACTTCTAGGTCAAATCTTTTCCCAGCTTTTACATCTAATACTAATTCAATAGCACTAACTTCAGCTGATAATTCCTCAAACGCTTTTGTTTCATCTGATAATTTAATCGTCTTGTAACTTTGTTTATTGGTATAGTAATTTTTGATTTCTGCAACAGGTCTTTGATAGACATGATTGTTTTGTGTAAAAAGTTCCCTAGGCAATGTCATCGAACCAGCCCAACCATGTTGTTCCGTCTCCGTTGGAATGTTTCTTCCCCACATTTGCATCCAGGAAATCATGATTCTTCTATTTTTGTCATCTTCAATCGTTTGTGGAGCATAGAAATCTAGACCATAATCCAATTCTTCAACCGTTTCTTTATGGAAAATTCCTTTTTCCCAATCCATTTCTCCAACAATAGCGAGAACGGAGTGCGTATTCAGGAAATTATTTTCTTTTTTAGGCAATCCTTCGACTGAGAACAGCAGAACATCCTTACCATCTAATTCGAATATATCAGGGCACTCCCACATCGGTCCCTCATCTATTTCCCCGTTTAACATGACAGAAACAAACTCCCAATCAAGTAAATCCTTCGATTTATATAGTAGAATTTGTCCTCCACCATCTTCTTTTTTGGAAGCAATTAAGGAATAATAGAAATCACCCTTCTTCACTACTTTCGGGTCTCTGAAGTCCTGTGGTTTTGCATTTTCCGGCAAATCAGCTTCCGTTATAACCGGATTTTGTTCCACTTTCTCAAAATTAATACCATCTGAGGAAACAGCAATACATTGCACTTGTCTAATATCTTCTTCTGTCTCACCCTCGATATGACCCGTGTACATTAGATAGAGCTTTCCATCCTTTTCGATAGCTGTTCCAGAAAAACAACCATCTTTGTCATATGATTGATCTGGGGCTAGTGCGACAGGAACAGTTTCCCAGTTTACTAAGTCTTTACTTTTTGAATGACCCCAGTGCATGGGTCCCCATACCGCTTTATACGGATAATATTGATAAAATAAATGATATTCACCTTTATAATATATAAATCCGTTTGGATCATTAATCCACCCAATCGGTGCCATTGCATGATAGTCATTTCTATAGTCAGCTATGACACGCTCCCTATTTTCCTCAATATAAGTATTCGCTTGTTTTAGTGTGTACATCATTATCCCCCTGTAAATAATTTTCTCTATTTAATTCCCGTTCCAGATCCACCAAGTCCCTGAAGTATATACTTCTGAGCAAATATATATACGATAATTAGTGGTATCGTTGAAATCGTAAGGATTGCCATTACCTGATTTGTATAAACAGGCTGGGTTGTATTAATATTTGTAATAGCTACTTGGAGTGGAAACTTATCTGTATCTGTTAATACCATTAATGGCCATAAGTAATCATTCCAACTAGCGATAAAGGATAGTGTTCCGACAGTAGCCACTGCAGGTTTAGACATTGGTAATATAATCTTCCAAAAAACAACCCAATTGTTTGCTCCATCTAATTTGACCGATTCAATAATTTCATCTGGTACCGCCTTAAAAAAGTTCCTAAACAAGTAAATGAAAAACATGTTTCCAATCATCGGTAACACAACCGCTAATCGTGTATTAAGAATGCCTAACGTGTGTGCCACGGTAAACTGGGTAATGATAATTGTTTCCACTGGGACAATTAACAAAACTAGTAATACACCGAATAACAACTTCTTCCCTCTAAACTCAAATTTTGCAAAAGCAAACCCTGCCATCGCATTAACCATAATAGAACCCACCGTAATTGTTAATGCATAGATAATACTATTGATTACATATTGAGGAACATTAAATCTTGAAAATAATTCTTTATATGTTAGAAACCATTGAGAAACATCAAGTGAAGGAAGTAAGGATTGTATGCCGCCCATATCAAGATAAATCTCTGCTTCAGGTTTCATGGAAGAAACGACCATCCACAACATAGGAAAGATAAATATACAAGCTAACAAAATCAGGAAAAAATATTCAATTGATTTCTTAAGCTTCTTGTTCATTACATGTCATCCTCCTTTGTTAACCTGCTTTGCAGCAATGTTATGATTCCAATGATTATTCCAAAAATAACCGTCATCGCACTCGCGTATCCTATCATTCGATCGGAGAATCCCGATTGGTAAATATAATAGACCGGTGTCATGGTAGAATTCATTGGTCCACCTTGTGTCATCACCATCGGTTGGATGATTAATTTAAATGCTGAGATTAAGGTCGTAATCATAATTAAAACAGAAGTGGGCTTTAACAAAGGCAACGTAATATGAAAAAAGTTCTGCCATTTGTTAACCCCATCAATTTTACCTGCTTCATACACGGTAGATGGGATATTTTGAAGCCCCGCTAGAAAAATTAACATCTGATAGCCTGCACCCTGCCAAGCGGACACAAACACAATGGTTATCATCGCTTGCTTTGGACTGCTTAAGAAAGGCTGAGCTTCTATTCCGATATTTGCTAATAAGCTATTAATCAAACCTTCTGATGGATTTAATAGATATAACCACAGGACGGATATAACAACTAATGACAAAACTACTGGAGAAAAGTAGGCAATCTTGAAAAATATATTTCCTTTTCTCGGTTTATTAATTAATAACGCTAATCCTAAAGCTGCACCTACTTGTATGGGAATGACGAAAACAACAAATAGGACGATATTTTTTAAACTTTGAATAAAAATTGGATCTTTAAAGATTTCAATGAAATTTTGCAATCCAATAAATTGACGCTGATCTGGTGTTAATAAATAATAATCCGTAAAAGCATAATAAATGGCCATTAAGGCAGGTATAACTAGGAAGGTTCCTAATAATATTAGAGCAGGTGTTAAAAACGCATATGCTGCTAAATTCTCTCTCTTATTAGTATTCATCAGTCAAAACTCCTTTTAAAGATTCCGACTTGGGTCAAACCAAGCCGGAGTAACCTATCTTATTTCAACGCTTTTTCCATTTGACCGGTTTTTTCATCTAACAATTTTTGTACATCACTATTTTCTTCATAATAAGCGGCATCGCTGACCGTCTGTTGGAAAACTCTGCTTACCTGCGGATAGTTAGGTAAAACTGGTCTAGCATGCGCCGAATTTTGGTTTTGTTGAATTAAGACATTCATTTGAGGTGAAACTTTATCTTGCACCTCTTCAACAACTGAATGAGCTGCCGGAAGAACACTATTCGCTAAAGTAATTTCCGTTAAAGATTCTGTGGATGTCATAAAATCAATCAATGCACCAGCAGCTTCCTGCTTTTCAGATGAAGCAGCCATCGCATATTGCCAGCTACCTGATGGAGATACTAATTCGTCTGTATCCGGAGATGTCGGGTATGGCATAACACCATATTCCACATCTGGATAGTCCTCCATTTCAGCAATTGTCCATGATCCGCCGAACTTCATTGGGTACTCAGCCGTATGGAATCCTTTTTCAACTGGAGTAATTGTCGTGTATCCCTCTTTGACCATTTCCTGAATAAAACGAAATGTTTTGACTGAGTTTTCATCATTAAAATGACCTTCCGCTGTCGAACCATCTTCAGACACTAAATTTCCACCTTGCGACCATAAAAATGGTGAGAAGGCATACATTAACCATTCACTTTTATCATCAAAACCCATATCAATTGCAGCAGTATCGTGAGTATTAACTAACGTTTCACTAAGCTCCATAAATTGATTCCAATCCCAAGGTTCTTCAACGGTTGGTAACGTAGATAAATCAATACCTGCTTCTTCGAGCATTTGTTTATTATAGAAGATTCCAACACCAGATTCTGAATACCCTACCGCATATAATTGATCGTCATAGGTACCTTGTTGAATAATACTTGGTAATAAGTCATCTTTATTTGTTATATAATCACCTATTGGCGCAATCATTCCGGCCTCTGCATATGCCGCTGTATTAGGTCCATCCAAGGTTAAAACATCTGGTAATGTATCTGTTGTTAAAGCGGCATTAATTTTATCTTCGTATCCGCCTCCAGCTCCACTCCTCGGAATAAACTCAATCTTAGCGGAGTATGTTCCTTCATTCTCTTCATTAAATCGATCAATAATACTTTGCATTGCTTCCCCTTCAGGCGTTTCATCTGAAGTGTGGACCCAAAGAGATACTTCATTATCATTAGCATTTGATGATTCCTCTTCTCCACCACAAGCTGTAATAATAATTGCCATCAAAACTAAAACAGTTAAAAACATAACCTTTTTCATTTCTAATAACCTCCTCGCATTAATATGTAACCGCCTACACCGAAATTATATGTCATCCGGTTTCATATGTCAACCGGATGACATATAATTCAAATAAATAGACCACCCCACTGTGTTAGGTTGTCTCGCTTTCTATCAATCTAACAGGTAAGATGGTTTCCATCTGACTATGATCCCCTTCTTCATTTATTTCTTTCATTAAAATATCAATCGTTTTTTCAGCAATCTCTCTTATCGGTTGTTGGATCGTACTTAATTCAGGTAGTAGTAATCTAGTTGTCTCTGTCCCGTCATAGCCAATAACTTTAAAATCAGAAGGTATGTTTCTTTTCCTCATTTTAGCTTCTCTCATGACCGCTGAGGCAATTAGATCATCACTGGCAAAAATACTCTCTACTAGTGGGTTTTCATCGAATAATTGTTTGATGACTGCTTGATTATCTCCCTCTGTTTCATAGGTAATAGGGGTCAATTGATTGTCCTTCATAACATCCTCATATGCTTTTCTTCTTAAATTGGCTGGAGTCTCTAAATAACTCGGACCATTAATATGAATAATGTTTCGACAGCCTTTGTTAATTAATAACTGGGTGGCTTGTCTTCCTCCATCATAATTATCACTTGAAACAACAGGAATATTTTCCGACAAATAACGGTCAACTCCAACAACTGGGAGAGTTGGTATATCGTATTCCTTTACGCCTCGATTATGAGCTCCAGCTATGATTCCATCCACTTGATTTCTTTGAAGCATCCTCAAATAACTTCTCTCTTTATCTTCTTGCCCTTGACTATTACACAACAAAATTTTATATCCTAAAGATGCTGCAATATTTTCTATATAAAAAATAAGTTGTCCATAAAATGGATTCGTTGTAGTAGGAAAAATAACACCAATTAAGAATGTTTTCTTGATAAACAACGACCTTGCCACATCATTAGGAAAATAATTAAGTTGTTTCATCGCCTCATCTACTTTTTTTCTAGTCTCTTCTCCTATATAACCTCGATTATTCAAAACTCTAGAAACAGTTGTTGGTGAAACACCCGCAACTTTAGCAACATCTGAAATTTTCGGCTTCACATTAAATTTCTCCTATCGGCTATTTTCCAAAATATTTAGCGGTTACATTTAGTTAATTCGGTGATAATCTTACCACATTTTTAATTAAAAGTGGTAACCATAAGAATAGATAGAAAAGGGTGGCTTAGTTCGATTTTGCTTCTAACATGTGATGGTGTGAAATTGCGATTTCTCAATTATCTTCACGGGATATGCCACGCTGTAGACGGGATAATGGGTCCGCTTCACAGGATAAGTCTTCATTTCCAGTCAAGAGAAGGTATTATCCAGTGAAGTCAGAGAGTTATTCTGCTTAACCAACTCGGTGTTTCAGTTACTTTTCATCGGATAAATTGCATAAATATATGAACCGAGACTAACACTACACATAAAACTATTTGGGGGTATTACTAACATGAACCAGATTATTCTATGGTCACTTTTGATATTGCCTTGGGCGTCCTTGTTTTTTTTGAAAATGGAAACGGTGCGCAGGTACATGCCAGTCGCTCTATTTATGACCGTTATACATACCTTGGCATATCAAGCGGCTTACCATTACGGATGGTGGGAAGAGACGGATTCCAGTCTTTTCGGATGGGATAAAGTCGTCCCGGTTCCTTGGGTGTATGGAGCATATTTAGTTATAGTTATCTGGGTATTCCACTTTACTTTCGGGAAATTTTGGGTGTATTTGACTGTCAATATACTTTTGGACGGGTTATATATGTACCTCGTTTATCCGGTAGGGCAACGGATGGGGCTTGTTTCGAGTGAATCGACTTTGCCTACAATAGCTATTGTTGCTATGATGGTCGGTTTTTCGCTTATCATCTATCTGTATCAACTGTGGCAGGACGATGTATTCAAACAGCCACAGCGAAACTCATAAATGATCAAGAACTGACTTGATGTCCGCTTCATTTGAGAAGGAAATCGATTTAACCGAAAACATGGATACCTCTGATTCGAAGACTTGTTCACGTCGACTTTATAATAGCGATTATCTTGCTCCACAAACTGTACGAAGCAGTAGATTTCGCACCATTCTACATTTACTTTCTTCATACCGTAAGAACTTGCTGCAAAAGTTGAACGATCCCACTAGTCATATCCTGCATCTGGCGTATCCCATGGCTCCGACTCTGGCTCGGTTGAAGAAGCAAGGTCTTCCATATTTAATATTTTTCTTATAGATAAAGATTATAGATCACCCTTAACTGATCCGCTTCCTTCAAACAACGTGCCTTCTACTTCTGATCCCATTTGGCTTCTTTCGTAATTGGCTATTCACCATTTCTTTTAATAATTTTAATACGACAGGAAACTATAGAATGAGATCCCCTAAGAGAAAGAAAAGAGGCGAATGGGTGAATGTTGTTAAAGTATAAAAACTTTTTTTCCGTTCTGGTTCTATGGATTATCTTTGGAAGCATAATTGGTACAGTTGTCGGCTCAACAACCTATTTCCTTTTAGAGACAAACGATTATCTAGGTGATGAGATACGAGCAAAAAGAGATTGGCTTATCTTCCTTCTTCCCTTTGGTGGAATAATCATAGGATACATCTATATGAACTACGGAAAGGTATTTTCGAATAATACGTTGAATGATACTTCTAAGCTAAATAATCTCGTGATAGA encodes:
- a CDS encoding glycoside hydrolase family 32 protein, coding for MYTLKQANTYIEENRERVIADYRNDYHAMAPIGWINDPNGFIYYKGEYHLFYQYYPYKAVWGPMHWGHSKSKDLVNWETVPVALAPDQSYDKDGCFSGTAIEKDGKLYLMYTGHIEGETEEDIRQVQCIAVSSDGINFEKVEQNPVITEADLPENAKPQDFRDPKVVKKGDFYYSLIASKKEDGGGQILLYKSKDLLDWEFVSVMLNGEIDEGPMWECPDIFELDGKDVLLFSVEGLPKKENNFLNTHSVLAIVGEMDWEKGIFHKETVEELDYGLDFYAPQTIEDDKNRRIMISWMQMWGRNIPTETEQHGWAGSMTLPRELFTQNNHVYQRPVAEIKNYYTNKQSYKTIKLSDETKAFEELSAEVSAIELVLDVKAGKRFDLEVRSNQVEKTLVSYDCETSFLELNRIDSGIELVGNEEEHVYKRSVYCEPENNKIELEIFLDRASIEVFANHGKYTLTSTIYPTQKADHIKIIAEGEIEVDRLDKWDIEV
- a CDS encoding carbohydrate ABC transporter permease, yielding MNKKLKKSIEYFFLILLACIFIFPMLWMVVSSMKPEAEIYLDMGGIQSLLPSLDVSQWFLTYKELFSRFNVPQYVINSIIYALTITVGSIMVNAMAGFAFAKFEFRGKKLLFGVLLVLLIVPVETIIITQFTVAHTLGILNTRLAVVLPMIGNMFFIYLFRNFFKAVPDEIIESVKLDGANNWVVFWKIILPMSKPAVATVGTLSFIASWNDYLWPLMVLTDTDKFPLQVAITNINTTQPVYTNQVMAILTISTIPLIIVYIFAQKYILQGLGGSGTGIK
- a CDS encoding carbohydrate ABC transporter permease; protein product: MNTNKRENLAAYAFLTPALILLGTFLVIPALMAIYYAFTDYYLLTPDQRQFIGLQNFIEIFKDPIFIQSLKNIVLFVVFVIPIQVGAALGLALLINKPRKGNIFFKIAYFSPVVLSLVVISVLWLYLLNPSEGLINSLLANIGIEAQPFLSSPKQAMITIVFVSAWQGAGYQMLIFLAGLQNIPSTVYEAGKIDGVNKWQNFFHITLPLLKPTSVLIMITTLISAFKLIIQPMVMTQGGPMNSTMTPVYYIYQSGFSDRMIGYASAMTVIFGIIIGIITLLQSRLTKEDDM
- a CDS encoding ABC transporter substrate-binding protein, with amino-acid sequence MKKVMFLTVLVLMAIIITACGGEEESSNANDNEVSLWVHTSDETPEGEAMQSIIDRFNEENEGTYSAKIEFIPRSGAGGGYEDKINAALTTDTLPDVLTLDGPNTAAYAEAGMIAPIGDYITNKDDLLPSIIQQGTYDDQLYAVGYSESGVGIFYNKQMLEEAGIDLSTLPTVEEPWDWNQFMELSETLVNTHDTAAIDMGFDDKSEWLMYAFSPFLWSQGGNLVSEDGSTAEGHFNDENSVKTFRFIQEMVKEGYTTITPVEKGFHTAEYPMKFGGSWTIAEMEDYPDVEYGVMPYPTSPDTDELVSPSGSWQYAMAASSEKQEAAGALIDFMTSTESLTEITLANSVLPAAHSVVEEVQDKVSPQMNVLIQQNQNSAHARPVLPNYPQVSRVFQQTVSDAAYYEENSDVQKLLDEKTGQMEKALK
- a CDS encoding LacI family DNA-binding transcriptional regulator, which produces MKPKISDVAKVAGVSPTTVSRVLNNRGYIGEETRKKVDEAMKQLNYFPNDVARSLFIKKTFLIGVIFPTTTNPFYGQLIFYIENIAASLGYKILLCNSQGQEDKERSYLRMLQRNQVDGIIAGAHNRGVKEYDIPTLPVVGVDRYLSENIPVVSSDNYDGGRQATQLLINKGCRNIIHINGPSYLETPANLRRKAYEDVMKDNQLTPITYETEGDNQAVIKQLFDENPLVESIFASDDLIASAVMREAKMRKRNIPSDFKVIGYDGTETTRLLLPELSTIQQPIREIAEKTIDILMKEINEEGDHSQMETILPVRLIESETT